The Candidatus Korarchaeota archaeon NZ13-K genome includes the window ACGAGGGTCGTGTGATACTCATTGAAGATGAGGAACTTCCCCACCTTCCTGGCTGTCGGGCCGGGTTCGGAATCGTAGGCGCGGCATATGCTCCTCACTATTGGGTAGAGAACTCCTCCGGCTCTCGCGGTGTTGCTGGGCATGGCTGGAGCCAGGACGAGGTCCGTCAGTGAGATGGAGTAGCCCAGGAACAGGGTTCTCCTTCCCAAGGCCCTTATGAAGTGGTAAGCGATCCTCTCTCCCAGCCTGGTCTTGAGGAAGGCCCTTGCGAACATGTAGGCCGTGAAGATGAGCCAGACTGTGGAGTCAGCGAAGCCGGATAGGGCATCCCCTATCTTGAGGACGCCCGTCAACGCCGTCACGGCCAACCCTATGATGACGACGGCCCCTTGGGGCAGGGGTCTCAGGATCAGGCCAACTATGACCGCGATGAATATTGCCAGGAGGTGCCACCCGTTGACGTCAACTCCCGCGGGAGGGGGGATTAACCAGAGGAAGAGGCCCACCAGGACTGTTATCAGACCGTAAACCACCTTCCTGACTTCCATAGGGGTGACCCCCGTTTGATCGTGCTTGTGAAAAGATTTAAACTTATCTGATTACGTTTATTGACGTATGAGAAAAAAGTTAATCAATTATTCGTTATAATTTCTAAGAATAATAATAGAAGTCGAATAGAAGTTGATCTAATATGGTATTATCATTCAAAAAAGAGGGCATGAGTCCCGTTGGTGAAGTTAATATGGAAAATAGATCCATGGATTCACCGCATAAAAGAGAAATAAGATTTAAAAACACCGAGGTATATTATATTCTTCCTGGAACGGCTGGCTTTATTGATAATTCCACAGTACAGTGCGTGGTGATTCCGATCGCGGGATGGGCACGCGTGAGCTCGCGATCTCCCGACCTGAGCAGTTGAATTATTCAGAATCTTGGAGGCGTGCTATGCGTTGAAGTTGAATTAAAGTTCTTTCACACCAGTGGATCGCCTAAGCGACTCAATCGCCAGCAGGGCCAACAGAACGACCAGGAATGAGGAGATCACTGGTATCCCATATGGGAGTCCTAGGATCTCATCATCAGTTCTCAGGAACAGGGAGAAGGAGTTCGATAGGGACCAGAAGATTCCACTGAACAGGGCAACTGGATATAGGCTCCTGCTCCTCATCCTGAGCCAGCCGAGCATCACGGACATCACTAGCATCATTGAGAGGAACGCCAGGGCTCCCAGGGCATCGGGGTGTTTGGGGTAGGCCCTGCTGTAGGCGAAGCCAAGTGGAAGGCGCCATATCCCCCACGCGAGGCCCGTCATCAGGGAGGATCTGATGAACCCGTACCTTATGGTCTCCTCGAACATGAAACCCCGCCATCCGATCTCCTCCACAAGGGAGGCCAACGCGTTGATGCTGACCCCCGAGAGGAATCCGGATACCATCAGCATGATGCTCATGAGCTCATCGCTCGGGAGCCCCGAGAGGTTCAGTTCGGAGAGGCTGACGGATGGAAGGGAGATCCTTTTGTTGATGGCCAGGGTAATCACGGATCCGAGGAGGATTATCGTAGGAGGTAGGACTATAGAGTGAATGAGATACCTGTGAGCGAAGTATGGGTGCAGCAACCTCTCCGAGAGCTCCCCTAAGTAGGCCAGGCTTATGAGGACCGTCCCCAGGGCTGGAGCGGCCATCCTAAGGGATAGGAGGAGCTTGGCCGCGAGGGGGTAGTACCTCATGCTGCCGAGCGCCGCCAGATCTAGCAGGGCGGTGATCGCGAACGTCAGCAGCAGATACCTCAGGAGCCTCCTCATCCAGCAACCCGGGACCGGGAAAGTTAAAAAGGCGCTTGAGAGCTCAACAAACTCGAGCATCAAGCTTGAAGCAAAGAGGAGATCAATGGCACAACCAAGAGGCTGGGGAGCATATCAGAGACCTCAACTCTCCTTATGCCTAGGATCCTGATGGCCAGAGCCAGCAGCAGTATCCCTCCCGCACCCGTCATGTCGGAGATCGCATCTTTGGGGAGAGAGGTTCCCAATAGTCCCCCAAGAAGGGCTATGGATCCCTGGAAGATCAGGAGAGGGATCGCTGAGAGAAGGACGCTCACTCCAAAAGCGGAGGCGAAGGCCACGGAGCTGAAGCCGTCCATGACGGACTTGGCGAGTATCACGGAAGGATCCCCCATTCCGTCCCTCAGCGATCCGATCAGAGTCATGGGGCCGATGCAGAACGTCAGGAAGGGAACGAGTATTCCATCGACGAATCTGGAGTCCCCTCCCATCCTCTCATTGAGCTTGGAGGCAGCTCCCTCGAGCCTCCTCTCCAGGCCGAGGAGATGGCCTATGATCGTGCCCAGGAGGAGCCCCAGGATGAGGCTGACCCCCCTCTCGGTCATCAGCATCATTTTGAAGGCCAGGTAAACTGTGAAGATGCCTATTGCGAGGAGCAGCTTCTCCCTGAGGGACTCGCTGATGTTCCTCCCCAGGGTGAGACCCAAGGATGATCCTATGGCAACAGTGGCAGCGTTGACGAGTGTGCCCAGCATAGGCTGATGCGGAGAGGATCAATTTATCCGGTCCGTTCAGCCTGGGGCGCACTGCTGAAGCGTTTATAAGCTGAGCCCCCCGGCAATCCCGTGCCGGAGCTGGAGCTCATTGTTCCGAGCAAGCATCAGCTTCACAGGCCCCCTTCCTACCACCCTGAGAGGCCGGAGAGGATGGAGATAGCGATCAGTGGGTTGAGGGAGTCCGGCTTCGATCTCAGGATGAGGCATCCCGAGCCCAGGGGCGCTGAGATACTGACGAAGGTCCACGAGGGGGCCTACGTCGATCACGTGAGGAGGGAGTGCGAGCGGGGCCCGGGCTACCTGGACGTCGAGACCTACGTCACCGAGCACAGCTTTGAGGCGGCCCTGGAGGCCGCCTGCTGCGCCTACGAAGCCGCCGAGAGCGTGGCCGAAGGGGAGTGGCTAGCTATCTCGCTGGCTAGGCCACCTGGTCACCACGCCGGCAGGAGCGGGAGGGCGATGGGCTGCCCTACCCTGGGCTTCTGCCTCTTCAACAACGCCGCCCTGGCAGCCTCCGCGCTGTTGGAGAGGGGAATCAGGCCCGTGATGATCCTGGACTTCGACCTGCACCACGGCAACGGAACTCAGGACATATTCTGGTACGATCCGGACGTCTTGCACGTCGACCTGCACGACGCCCACGAGTACCCCGGGACCGGGTGGCCCGAGGAGGTGGGGGAGGGTGCTGCCGCCGGCACCAAGGTCAACGTGCCCCTCCTCCCGGAGTCCGGGGATGAGGAGTATGCTTTCATCCTCGGGAGGGTGCTGCCCCCGCTGATCTCCCATTTCAGGCCCAGGGCTTTGATCGTCTCAGCTGGGTTCGATGCACACTCCGGGGAGGGGATGGGTCACCTGAGCCTCAGCTCCAAGCTCTACCGTTACATGGGGGGCTTCCTGAGGGAGCTGAGCGAGGCCGAGGGGATGAGGATCGTTGTGGTGCTCGAGGGCGGCTACTCGTCAGGTCTGAGGCTGGGACTGCCCTCCTTCATCAGGGGGTTGTGCGAGGGAGGCGAGCCTATTGAGGGGAGACTCGAGAGGGGATCGAGACAGCACGTCATGCTCATGAGGCTTAGGGATGCCCTTGAGCGCAGCCTGAGCGGGTTTACCATGGATGTCTGATCCCGGGACCGGAACGCGAGCTGGGTTGAGCAGGGCAAGCTCCCCGGAGCTCCAGCCTCAAACCTGAGGGGAGGTCTTGAGCTTGGATCCGGCGATCCTTCTGATCTCCGTGAGCCTGGCCATGGACTGCTTCTCCGTCTCAGTCTCCAGCTCCGCATGCCAAAAGCGTTTCATGGTTCGGGAGGCC containing:
- a CDS encoding CPBP family intramembrane metalloprotease, with the translated sequence MLEFVELSSAFLTFPVPGCWMRRLLRYLLLTFAITALLDLAALGSMRYYPLAAKLLLSLRMAAPALGTVLISLAYLGELSERLLHPYFAHRYLIHSIVLPPTIILLGSVITLAINKRISLPSVSLSELNLSGLPSDELMSIMLMVSGFLSGVSINALASLVEEIGWRGFMFEETIRYGFIRSSLMTGLAWGIWRLPLGFAYSRAYPKHPDALGALAFLSMMLVMSVMLGWLRMRSRSLYPVALFSGIFWSLSNSFSLFLRTDDEILGLPYGIPVISSFLVVLLALLAIESLRRSTGVKEL
- a CDS encoding DUF554 domain-containing protein, producing the protein MLGTLVNAATVAIGSSLGLTLGRNISESLREKLLLAIGIFTVYLAFKMMLMTERGVSLILGLLLGTIIGHLLGLERRLEGAASKLNERMGGDSRFVDGILVPFLTFCIGPMTLIGSLRDGMGDPSVILAKSVMDGFSSVAFASAFGVSVLLSAIPLLIFQGSIALLGGLLGTSLPKDAISDMTGAGGILLLALAIRILGIRRVEVSDMLPSLLVVPLISSLLQA
- a CDS encoding histone deacetylase family protein, which encodes MPELELIVPSKHQLHRPPSYHPERPERMEIAISGLRESGFDLRMRHPEPRGAEILTKVHEGAYVDHVRRECERGPGYLDVETYVTEHSFEAALEAACCAYEAAESVAEGEWLAISLARPPGHHAGRSGRAMGCPTLGFCLFNNAALAASALLERGIRPVMILDFDLHHGNGTQDIFWYDPDVLHVDLHDAHEYPGTGWPEEVGEGAAAGTKVNVPLLPESGDEEYAFILGRVLPPLISHFRPRALIVSAGFDAHSGEGMGHLSLSSKLYRYMGGFLRELSEAEGMRIVVVLEGGYSSGLRLGLPSFIRGLCEGGEPIEGRLERGSRQHVMLMRLRDALERSLSGFTMDV